In a genomic window of Agarivorans albus:
- the arnA gene encoding bifunctional UDP-4-amino-4-deoxy-L-arabinose formyltransferase/UDP-glucuronic acid oxidase ArnA, whose product MKAVVFAYHNIGCAGIKSLLDAGVEIAAVFTHLDDGNENVFFESVAKLAARNGIPVFAPEDVNHPLWIEKIKAMQPEVFFSFYYRSMISQAVLELAPKGGFNLHGSLLPRYRGRAPVNWALLNGETETGVTLHAMTSKADAGDIVAQEKLSINADDTAATLHSRLTELSSQLLATALPQLIAGTHSLSAQDESQATVFGRRTPADGEIKWADNAQTIFNLCRAVTEPFPGAFTFLGERKVIFWSTSASEQEFDVTPGTIVATAPLTIACTQGSLIVNAGQTENGLYLNGEQLAAEMHLVAGMRFGPQASAVIAAKRRQKVLILGANGFIGNHLTKRLLDDGKYEIYAMDMSANQIEQHLSHPDFHFVEGDITIHNEWIEYHIKKCDIVLPLVAIATPIEYTRNPLRVFELDFEENLKIVRECVKYNKRIIFPSTSEVYGMCTDDEFNEDTSPLITGPINRQRWIYSTSKQLLDRVIWAYGKKDGLKFTLFRPFNWMGPRLDSLNSARVGSSRAITQLILNLVEGTPIKLIDGGEQKRCFTDISEAIEALFRIIENKDGLCDGQIINIGSPDNEASIKQMAETLVEKFDAHPLREKFPPFAGYHLVESKTFYGDGYQDVQHRRPSIRNAKRLLDWEPSIMMEDTIEETLDFFLKTAVDE is encoded by the coding sequence ATGAAAGCAGTGGTGTTTGCCTATCACAACATTGGTTGTGCTGGTATTAAAAGTCTTCTCGATGCAGGTGTAGAAATCGCCGCAGTGTTTACCCATTTAGACGATGGCAACGAAAATGTCTTTTTTGAATCTGTAGCTAAGCTAGCGGCACGTAACGGTATTCCAGTATTTGCACCGGAAGACGTAAATCATCCATTGTGGATAGAAAAAATTAAGGCGATGCAGCCTGAGGTATTCTTCTCCTTCTACTACCGCTCAATGATCAGCCAAGCAGTACTAGAGCTAGCGCCAAAAGGCGGCTTTAACCTACATGGTTCACTTTTACCACGCTACCGTGGCCGCGCACCGGTAAATTGGGCGCTATTAAACGGCGAAACTGAAACAGGCGTAACCTTACATGCCATGACCAGCAAAGCTGATGCAGGCGACATTGTTGCTCAAGAAAAACTTAGCATTAATGCTGACGACACTGCGGCCACCTTGCATAGCCGCCTAACCGAGCTAAGCAGCCAGTTATTGGCAACTGCCTTACCGCAATTAATCGCCGGTACGCATAGCTTAAGTGCACAAGATGAAAGCCAAGCAACGGTATTTGGTCGCCGCACTCCCGCAGACGGTGAAATAAAATGGGCCGACAATGCGCAAACTATTTTCAACTTATGTCGCGCAGTGACCGAACCCTTCCCAGGCGCCTTTACCTTTTTAGGTGAGCGCAAGGTGATTTTTTGGAGCACTAGTGCCAGCGAGCAAGAGTTTGATGTAACGCCAGGTACTATTGTTGCCACCGCGCCGTTAACCATTGCTTGTACTCAAGGATCTCTGATTGTAAATGCAGGCCAAACCGAAAACGGTTTGTACTTAAATGGCGAACAACTAGCAGCTGAAATGCACTTAGTAGCGGGCATGCGCTTTGGTCCACAAGCCAGCGCTGTTATTGCTGCAAAACGCCGCCAAAAAGTGCTTATATTGGGTGCTAACGGCTTTATTGGGAACCACTTAACCAAGCGCTTACTAGACGACGGTAAATACGAAATTTACGCCATGGACATGAGTGCTAATCAAATTGAACAGCACTTAAGCCACCCAGATTTCCACTTTGTAGAAGGTGATATTACCATTCATAACGAATGGATCGAATACCACATTAAGAAGTGTGACATTGTATTGCCACTGGTAGCGATTGCGACTCCGATTGAATATACCCGTAATCCGTTACGTGTATTTGAATTAGATTTTGAAGAGAACTTAAAAATTGTTCGCGAGTGTGTAAAGTACAACAAGCGCATCATCTTCCCGTCTACCTCTGAAGTATACGGCATGTGTACCGATGATGAGTTTAATGAAGACACTTCACCGCTAATTACTGGTCCAATTAACCGCCAGCGCTGGATTTACTCGACCTCTAAACAGTTATTAGACCGAGTTATTTGGGCTTACGGCAAGAAAGACGGCCTTAAGTTTACCTTGTTCCGTCCATTTAACTGGATGGGCCCACGCTTAGACAGCTTGAACTCAGCACGAGTTGGCTCTAGTCGCGCGATTACTCAGCTAATTTTGAACCTAGTTGAAGGCACACCCATCAAGTTGATTGATGGCGGCGAGCAAAAACGTTGTTTCACTGATATTTCTGAGGCCATTGAAGCCTTGTTCCGGATTATTGAGAACAAAGACGGCTTATGTGATGGACAGATCATCAACATTGGCTCGCCAGACAACGAAGCCAGTATCAAGCAAATGGCTGAAACTTTGGTTGAGAAGTTTGATGCTCACCCACTGCGCGAAAAATTCCCACCGTTTGCCGGCTACCATTTGGTAGAGAGCAAAACCTTCTACGGTGACGGCTACCAAGACGTGCAGCATCGTCGCCCAAGCATTCGCAACGCCAAGCGTTTACTTGATTGGGAACCAAGCATTATGATGGAAGACACCATCGAGGAAACCCTCGACTTCTTCTTAAAAACAGCTGTTGATGAGTAA
- the arnC gene encoding undecaprenyl-phosphate 4-deoxy-4-formamido-L-arabinose transferase produces MRHKQDINFVSIVIPVYNEADSLQELITRTCAAADTMGKDYELLLVDDGSKDNSADQIEAAAAQEGSHVVGIILNRNYGQHNAIMAGFEHVRGDLIVTLDADLQNPPEEIPNLVAKAEEGYDSVGTVRKNRQDSRLRRYPSMLINKIVKRSTGVEMNDYGCMLRAYRRHVVDAMLQCHERSTFIPILANGFARHTVEIDVEHSERQQGESKYNIMGLINLMFDLLTSMTTAPLRMLSIMGGAIAALGGLFGLVLLFMRLIYGAEWGVDGVFPLFALLFIFIGAQFVGLGLLGEYIGRIYSDVRARPRYYVQDVLVGEATKQARDNDVNADNNDN; encoded by the coding sequence ATGAGGCATAAGCAAGACATCAATTTTGTATCCATTGTGATACCGGTTTACAACGAAGCCGATAGCTTACAAGAGCTAATCACACGCACTTGTGCAGCTGCTGACACCATGGGTAAAGACTATGAGTTGCTGCTAGTTGACGATGGCAGTAAAGATAACAGCGCAGATCAAATTGAAGCAGCTGCTGCCCAAGAAGGCAGCCATGTTGTAGGCATTATTCTTAACCGCAACTATGGCCAGCATAACGCGATTATGGCGGGCTTTGAACATGTACGCGGCGACTTGATTGTGACCCTCGATGCCGATTTACAAAACCCACCAGAAGAGATCCCTAATTTGGTGGCGAAAGCCGAAGAAGGTTACGACTCGGTTGGTACGGTGCGCAAAAATCGCCAAGACAGTCGCTTACGCCGTTACCCTTCAATGCTGATCAACAAGATTGTAAAACGCTCCACGGGCGTAGAGATGAATGACTACGGCTGTATGTTACGCGCTTATCGTCGCCACGTAGTGGACGCGATGTTGCAGTGCCATGAGCGCAGTACCTTTATTCCTATTTTGGCTAATGGCTTTGCTCGCCACACCGTTGAAATAGATGTGGAACATAGCGAGCGCCAACAAGGCGAATCAAAATACAACATCATGGGTTTAATTAACCTAATGTTTGATTTACTGACCAGCATGACTACTGCCCCATTAAGAATGCTTAGCATCATGGGTGGTGCAATTGCCGCACTAGGTGGCCTATTTGGTTTAGTGTTACTTTTTATGCGCCTAATCTATGGCGCGGAATGGGGTGTTGACGGGGTATTCCCGCTATTTGCTCTATTGTTTATCTTTATTGGTGCTCAATTTGTTGGCCTAGGTTTATTAGGCGAATATATCGGCCGAATATACTCCGACGTAAGGGCAAGGCCACGCTACTACGTACAAGATGTGCTGGTTGGCGAAGCAACCAAACAGGCCCGTGACAACGACGTTAACGCTGATAACAACGATAACTAA
- the arnB gene encoding UDP-4-amino-4-deoxy-L-arabinose aminotransferase: MEQTFLPLSRPAIEQQEIDAVVEVLKSGWITTGPKNAELENAIKSYTGAEHAVALSSATAGLHLTLVALGIGPGDEVITPSMTWVSTVNLITLMGAKPVFVDIDADTLMTTAERIEAQITNKTKLIIPVHYAGAPLDLDAIYALAEQYNIPVVEDAAHAIGCEYKGRPIGQTGHCIFSLHAIKNVTTAEGGIFTTNDAELAERIRRLKFHGLGVDAFDRETQGRAPQAEVIEPGYKYNMPDICAVLGLGQMQRLANITAQRQALVAHYRKLLSDVEGISPMSVPSYVHTHCWHLMIVRVEPSICGFDRDQLISMLKQQGIGAGIHFKACHSQKYYRENYQTRFGEINPDLSNTEFNSQRICSLPLFPGMQLSDVERVVSAIKQNIGPSHEA, encoded by the coding sequence ATGGAACAAACATTTTTACCCCTAAGTCGCCCAGCGATTGAACAACAAGAAATCGACGCAGTGGTTGAGGTACTCAAATCCGGTTGGATTACTACCGGTCCTAAAAACGCTGAGTTAGAAAACGCCATAAAAAGCTATACCGGTGCCGAACACGCCGTAGCGCTAAGTAGCGCCACCGCTGGTTTGCACCTCACTCTGGTAGCTTTGGGCATTGGCCCTGGCGATGAAGTGATTACCCCTTCAATGACTTGGGTTTCAACGGTTAACCTAATCACCTTAATGGGTGCAAAGCCAGTATTTGTTGATATTGATGCAGATACATTAATGACCACGGCAGAGCGCATTGAAGCGCAAATCACCAATAAAACCAAACTGATCATTCCGGTTCACTATGCCGGTGCCCCACTCGATTTAGATGCCATCTACGCCCTTGCGGAACAATACAATATTCCCGTGGTCGAAGATGCTGCACATGCTATTGGCTGCGAATATAAAGGTCGACCCATTGGCCAAACCGGTCACTGTATTTTCTCCTTACACGCGATAAAAAATGTAACCACAGCAGAGGGCGGCATTTTTACCACTAATGACGCCGAATTAGCTGAGCGGATTCGTCGCCTTAAGTTTCATGGCTTAGGCGTAGATGCCTTTGATAGAGAAACTCAGGGGCGAGCGCCACAAGCGGAAGTGATAGAGCCAGGCTACAAATACAACATGCCAGACATTTGTGCCGTATTAGGTTTAGGTCAAATGCAGCGCTTAGCCAACATCACAGCTCAGCGCCAAGCCTTAGTTGCGCATTATCGTAAACTGTTGAGCGATGTTGAGGGGATTAGCCCCATGAGCGTGCCATCTTATGTGCATACTCACTGTTGGCACTTAATGATAGTGAGAGTAGAGCCGAGTATTTGTGGTTTTGACCGCGACCAGCTCATTAGCATGCTAAAACAACAGGGCATTGGCGCTGGCATTCATTTTAAAGCCTGCCATAGTCAAAAGTATTATCGAGAGAATTATCAAACTAGGTTTGGTGAGATTAACCCAGATTTAAGTAATACCGAATTTAACAGCCAACGCATTTGTTCGCTGCCATTGTTTCCAGGCATGCAACTAAGTGATGTTGAACGTGTTGTTTCCGCAATCAAACAAAATATTGGACCTTCTCATGAGGCATAA
- the glpD gene encoding glycerol-3-phosphate dehydrogenase yields the protein MAQINDPHNFDLIVIGGGINGVGIAADAAGRGQRVALFEQNDLASATSSASSKLIHGGLRYLEHYEFRLVSEALKEREVLLNMAPHLVEPMRFRLPHRPHLRPWILIRMGLFLYDNLAKRGTLPGCKGLSFAQSDVLKSDITKGFEYSDCWVDDARLVISNALLAAKHGAFIAPRQQVVAAKREAKHWLVDVKDMQTGVQQQYRCNTLVNAAGPWVQQFIEENMQQTPPRTIRLVKGSHIVVPKIHNEPQSYILQNTDKRIVFVIPYQQQYSLIGTTDVEYQGNPSEVAISDKEVSYLCDVVNQHFTKQIAPSDVIHTFSGVRPLCQDESNDPSAVTRDYTLELSDEAEGAPLLSVFGGKLTTYRKLAEAALEMLAPRINDLGPAWTKASFLPGGAIGGDIHSYIKRQQANSDLPTGLVARWCMHYGSQAEQLIHNAKQQGLGELFGGNLYQLEVDYLCEQEWAYRKEDILWRRTKQGLAFTDEQQQRLQDYLNNKHLQQESLENTAQAS from the coding sequence GAGGGCAACGCGTTGCTTTGTTTGAGCAAAACGACTTAGCCAGCGCAACCTCTTCTGCTAGTTCGAAACTGATCCATGGTGGCCTGCGTTATTTAGAGCATTATGAGTTTCGTTTAGTGAGCGAAGCCCTCAAAGAGCGTGAAGTATTGCTTAACATGGCTCCTCACCTTGTTGAGCCGATGCGTTTTCGTTTGCCACATCGCCCCCACCTACGCCCTTGGATATTGATACGCATGGGGCTCTTTCTCTACGACAACCTAGCTAAACGCGGCACTCTTCCCGGATGTAAGGGCCTAAGCTTCGCTCAAAGTGATGTACTAAAAAGTGATATTACCAAAGGCTTTGAATACTCTGATTGTTGGGTGGATGATGCTCGACTTGTGATTAGCAATGCCTTGTTAGCAGCTAAACACGGCGCGTTTATTGCGCCACGCCAACAAGTAGTAGCAGCCAAACGCGAAGCCAAGCATTGGTTGGTAGATGTAAAAGACATGCAAACGGGTGTGCAACAACAGTATCGCTGCAACACTTTAGTTAACGCCGCTGGTCCATGGGTTCAGCAGTTCATTGAAGAGAACATGCAACAAACACCACCACGCACCATTCGCCTAGTAAAAGGCAGCCATATCGTGGTGCCAAAAATTCACAACGAACCGCAATCCTACATCTTACAAAACACCGATAAACGCATTGTGTTTGTTATCCCATATCAGCAGCAATACTCGTTAATTGGCACTACCGATGTGGAATATCAAGGCAACCCTTCAGAGGTGGCGATCTCCGACAAGGAAGTCAGTTACTTGTGCGATGTAGTAAACCAGCACTTTACTAAGCAAATAGCGCCAAGTGATGTGATTCATACTTTTTCTGGAGTACGACCACTTTGCCAAGATGAGTCGAACGATCCTTCGGCAGTTACTCGTGACTACACCTTAGAATTAAGTGATGAAGCAGAAGGGGCTCCGCTGTTATCGGTATTTGGCGGCAAGTTAACCACTTACCGAAAACTGGCCGAAGCGGCCTTAGAAATGTTGGCTCCCCGTATTAACGATCTTGGTCCAGCGTGGACTAAAGCCTCTTTCTTACCAGGCGGCGCTATTGGCGGAGATATTCACTCTTATATTAAGCGGCAACAAGCCAACAGCGATTTACCCACAGGGCTAGTAGCCCGCTGGTGCATGCACTACGGTAGCCAAGCCGAACAATTAATACACAATGCTAAACAGCAGGGTTTAGGTGAGCTATTTGGCGGAAACTTGTATCAATTAGAAGTCGACTACCTGTGTGAGCAAGAATGGGCTTACCGAAAAGAAGACATTTTGTGGCGCAGAACCAAACAAGGTTTAGCATTTACCGATGAACAGCAGCAGCGTTTGCAAGATTATTTGAATAACAAGCATCTTCAGCAGGAATCGTTAGAAAACACCGCTCAAGCAAGCTAG